One Myxococcales bacterium genomic window, GACGGGCTGATCGAAGCCTGAGTGCGAAGGCCGGCTTCGCAGGTGCGAACGAGCGGATCGCCCCAGCGCCCCCGCGACGAGCTGAATATGGCTCCTCTTTTTTGTTGCTCCGGGCGGGCCCGGCTCTTGCGGTGGAGACGACCATGTCGCTGAAAATCAATGGGCTCTTGGCACTCGTGACGGTCATCCTTGTGGCGGCGCTTGGCTGCAACGCCGAGGCCCCCGAAGACGATGCAACGCTCGGTGTGGCGGGCGCGGGACAAGGGGGCGTGCCAACCCCCGGTGCGCCGGTCGCATCGGCGACGGGCACGATCCCCGCGCCCGCGCCGGGCGCACCACCGAGCACGCCAGGCGGAGGCTCGGCTCCGACCTGCAGCGACGGCCTCAAGAACGGCGTCGAGACCGGGGTCGACTGCGGCGGCTCGTGCACACCGTGTCCGCCGGGCGCCCTCACCCCCGATGCCGGTCTCCCGCAACCGCCGCCGCCGGCCCCCTGTGGGACGCAGGGCCTCGCCTGCTGCGGTGCCGCGACCTGCTCCGGCGGCCTCACCTGCGACGGCGGCATCTGCAAGGCAGCGGCGCGCGGCACCTGCGAGGCCGACTGTGTCGGCCAAAACGTTCAACCGGGCCAGTGCCAGTGCGCGGTCAAATCCGCGAGCTGCGGCGCCGGGTGGACGCCCACGGTGACCTTCTGCGAGTGCAACTGGCTCGCGATTCCGGGCGGTGCCAGCGTGTGCACGAAGATGGCGTGCAACTTCGGAAGTTGCCCTCAGCCGTACGCCACGGAGAAGCACCCCGTCTGCGCGTGCCTCTAAGAACCGTCGCCGCTTTGCTCGCCCTCGGTCTACGCTCCTTCCCGTGCCTCTTCCCGTAACGGGCAGGAAACGAAAGGCGCTCGCGGGCGTCGTCATGGCCGCCTTCGCCGCAGCTGCGTGCCATCAATTGGCAGGCCTCGAAGAGCCGACCGCAGCCGGCTCCTCGCGGAGCGACGCCGCCAACGACGCCTTCGCCGACGCGGCGAAACGCGCGTGCCGGACGCCGAGCGGCGGCGCGTGCTTCTGCGAGGCGATTCCGAATCCCGCGGAAGCGCCCGTCGTCGCCTGCGTCGACTTCGACGAGGACGGCATCGACCCGCAGACCTTCGGGCTCGGGCCCGGCCTCGCCGAAAACCTCGCCGGACCTCTCACGCTCGCGCTCGATCAAGACCGCCCGCTGTCGGCGCCGCGCGCCTTTCGCGTCGACGTGAAAGCGGCGGCGGGCATCGGCATCCGCGAGCGGTCGATCCTGCTGAAGGACACAGCGCCCACGGACGTCACGATCCAATTCAGCACCGCTTTTGACAAGCTCGACGCGGGCGCCTACGACGCCGCCACGCCCAATCGAACCATCTTGTTGCTCCTCTTGGAGCTGGCTCCCGACGCGCCGCGCGGTGTTGTCTTCGGCGTCGACTACCGGCACTACGCGCTGAGCGTCGTCGAGAACCTCCAGGCCCCCGAGACCTCGCAAGTGCAGGAAGCCGGCGTCACGATTCCCGGCTCCATCGTCGGGCCCGACAACGGCTACACAACGTTCGTCTTGTCGGTCGAAAATCGAAGCGACTGCCTCGTCGATGGCGTCCCCATCGCGGGGTTGACCGCCGTCTTGCGCGGCCCGAGCGAAGACCCGGCGGCGCCGGGCACGCAGCTCGCGTGCAGGCCCCTCGGAGCAACCGCTGTCGGCACGTCAACGCGACTCTACATCGGCGGGTACATCAAGAACCCCATCGAGCCCTTGGAGTGGCGTTTCGACAACATCGTCGTTCGAAAGCGGCGTCGGTAAGCGCCGCTATGGCTTCTTGGCGCGCAGCATCTGAAAGTAGCGGCGACTGATGCCGCACGCCGCAGCGGCGCGAGAGACGTTGCCCCCGTGCGCTTCGAGCATCTTCGCGACGTAGCGGCGCTCCAGCTCGAGGGTCACCTGTTGGCGGGCTCGGGGCAGCGCCAAGTCCGTCGCCAAGACTTGATCGATGTAGTCGGCCCGCGGCGCGCTGGAGGCCGGCTTCTCTCGCCCCAAGACGACGTCGCCGAGCGCGAGCTGACGGGCAACGGCGTTGTGAAGCTCCCTGACGTTGCCAGGCCATGCGTATTCCTCGAAGCGTTGCACGAGGTCGGGCGGGAGCGCGGCCTCGTCGCCACCGAGGATGGCCCAGAAGCAGCGCGTGAGCAGCGCCACGTCGCCTTGCCGATTGCGAAGCGGCGGGAGGTCGACGCGCGCCACGGCGAGGCGAAAGAAGAGGTCGTCGCGGAAGCGGCGCGCTTGAACCTCGCGATCGAGATCGCGCCGCGTCGCCGCGAGGATGCGCACGTCGACGTGGGCCCATTTGCTGCCACCGACGCGTTTGACCTCGTGCTTCTCGATGGCGCGAAGGAGCTTCGCCTGGAGCCCCACTTCGAGGTCACCGATCTCATCGATAAACAGCGTGCCCTTGTTCGCTTCCTCGAAGAGCCCAACGCGCTCCGTGACGGCGCCCGTAAAGGCGCCGCGCTCGTGCCCGAAGAGCTCTGCCTCCACGAGCTGCGGCGACACGGTCGTGCAATCAAAGACGACGAAGGGCCCATCGCGGCGCGCGCTCGCGTCGTGGATCGACTCGGCCAAGACCTCCTTTCCGGTGCCCGTCTCGCCTTCGATGAGGACCGGCACGTCAGACGCCGCGAGCTTCTCGAAGACCGGGTAGAGGCGGCGCATCTCCGGGCTCGCCCCCAGCGTCCGCCCGAACCGCGTCTCCTGCGAGGCCGCCACAACACGCGGCGTTACGTCGATGTCGACGCGCAACGTCGTGGCGCCGAGCGTGATGAGCTCCCCGCTGCGAAGGTAGGCGTCGCGCACCCGCACGCCGCTCACGAAGGTCCCGTTACTCGAACCGAGATCGAGGATGCGGAGCGCACCACCCTCCAATTCGAAGGCAGCGTGGCGACGCGAGACGGTCTTGTCCGTCAGTCGCACGTGACACGCGGGGCTCTGCCCGACGAGGACCCGACGCGACGCGCAGTCGTCGATGGCAAACGTCGGGTTCGGCTCCGAGCCCTCCACGACACTGAGCATGAAGCCCGGCGACATGAGCGGTCCGGGGCGGACGCGGGAGCGGATGAGCGCTGTTGCACCGTCTTCGCGAGAGATGTCAGCCATGGCTGACGAGACTACACCGGCCACCGCGCGGAGCCCGCGCGATAGCGAAGCGACGGCGAGCGACGCCTAGAAGGACAGCGCCGCCGCCGGGCGGCGGGCCGACGTCGACGCCGCTTTCGTCGGCGTGAGCAGCAGAACGGCGCTCGCCACCAGCAGCGTCACGCCGAGCGCCGCGGCGCCGTCGGCGACGTAGGCCTGCGCGTCGAGCTCTCGGTACGTGCTCTGACGCTCGGCAAGCGGGAGCGCGTCGTCTTTGGTGTCACTCGACCGAACGAGCACGGAGACGCCGAAGCCCGCTCCCACGGCGAGCGCCGTCACTCCGCCTGCCCCAAGAACCCAGCCCAGCGTCGAGCGAGGGGGCGTGGCACCGGTTGCGGCAACCGGGGTGCTGGCAGCGTCCGCGCGCCCTGGCTCCAGGAGCGGAACGGTGACCTCGACGTTCCCCTTCTCCTTCGCGACGCTCGGGCGAAACGTGACAGCGACATGCCCCTTCGCGCTCGCCAAGAGAACGTGAACGCCTCCGTCGACGGGGAGCCACGTACCGAAACTTGCGGGCGGAATAGCGGCACCGTCGAGCGTCACAGCTAGCCCCTCGATGCGGCGCACCGCCTCCGGCACGACCACGCGGAGCTTCGAGAGTCGCGGCTCGATGGCGGCGGCGCGCCCCTCCGAGAGCTCGGCACGATCGGGTCGCGTGGCCCTCGAACGCGCCGTGACCTCGCGAAACTGAAGCCACGCGGTGGCGAAACGCCCGAGCCGTTCGTTGCAGAGTGCAAGATTGAAGAGCGTCCCCATGGCGGCGCGGTCCACGCGGTAGCTCTCGTCGAACTTCTTGCAGGCGGCCTCGCGCTGGCCCTGAGCCAGCAGCGTCCGTCCTTCCGCGAAGAGGGCTTCGGCGGCCGCCTGCGGCGTCGCGGGCTCTTGCGCCGTGCCCTTGGAGGTCGCCAAGGCGAGAGCCAGACCGACGAGCGCGGCGGCCGCGCGCGTTCCCCTCCGAGGCAGCCGCTTCACGACGCCAAGGATACTGTCCGTCTTGGTTCCCGTCTTGGTTCCCGTCTTGGTTCCCGTCTTGGTTCGCATGCGGACGCGCCCTGGTTCTGGCTCAATTGCGGTCGCCCGCGGCGCGCGTGTCCTCGGGATCCTGCGGTGTCTTCGTGGGCGGTAGCCGGCTCGACGCGGCGGCCTTGCCAGTTGTGCGAACGACGGGACGCGCGCCCGCCGGCGGCCGAGCCGCGGTGGCAGACGCCGTCATGGGGACCGGTGGCGCGGAGGCGCTGTTAGCCAACGTCGACGGCAACGTCGACGGCTCGGGTCGCGCGGAGGACGGCGTCGAGGGCGCGGGCACGGCTGCTGACGGCGGCGCTGGTGCCGGCGCGGGGGTCGCCGTGACTTCTTGGATCGGTGTGTCGTCGCGTGCCTGGAAGCGCCAGAGCGCCACGAGGGCGGCGATTGCAACGGCACCCATGCCGAGCCAAGCGCCCAGCTGCCACGTGCGCGCCGAACGGGCAGGGCCCGTCGTGAGCGCCGTGCCCGTCACGACGGGTGCCACCCTTTCGCTCTCCACTTCCGTTGGCCCTTCGATGGGCGTGGCGGCACGCTCCGCCTGCCGCGCGAACTGAGCGCGCCGATCCAGCTCATCGCTGGCCACCATGTCGAGAAACCTCACCACCTCCTCGCGCGTCGCCGGCGGGCAGGCCTCGATGAGTTCGACAGCCATGGCCTCGGCGGTCTCGAAGCGCGCGCGCGGCGCCGCCGCGAGGGCGCGAAGCGCGCACGCGTCAACGCTCGGTGAAAGGTCGCCCACGATCGCGCTCGGCGGTCCCGGGCGCTCTTCCAAGATCTTCAGCATCGCAGTGGCGGGCTCGCCGTCGAAGAGACGCCGCCCTGTGAGCGCCTCCCAAAGGACGATGCCGGCGGCGAAGACGTCCGTCTGACGCGTGACCGTCATGCCGCGCAGTTGCTCCGGCGCCATGTACGACGCCTTGCCTTTGAGATCGCCGCTCAACGTCAGGTGGTCCTTCCGCAGCGCCTTGGCGATGCCGAAGTCGAGCACGCGGGCCGCGCCGTCGGCGCCCACGAGCACGTTGTGCGGCGACACATCGCGATGAACGACGCCGAGCGGCGCGCCGTCTTCGTCGCGCGCCTCGTGGGCGGCGTGGAGGCCACGCAGAAGATCGACAACGATGGCGCTCACAATGGGCGGCGGGATCGGCGTTCCGTAGTCATGGGCAGAAGCGAGGAGGTCGGCCAGCGACACGCCGGCCACGTATTCCATGATGAGGAAGAGGTGCCCGTCTTCGTTGACGACGTCGAAGATCGGAACGACGTTCGGGTGGCGCACACGCGCTGTGATCCGCGCCTCGTCGAGCAACATGGCAGCGTGTTCGGGGCTCGTGACGAAGAGCGGGTGGAGCCGCTTCACAGCCACGAGTCGCGTGAAGCCCGATGAGCCGAGCAGGCGCCCCATGTGCACGCTCGCCATGCCGCCTTGCGCGAAGGCCCCGAAGACAAGGT contains:
- a CDS encoding sigma 54-interacting transcriptional regulator, encoding MADISREDGATALIRSRVRPGPLMSPGFMLSVVEGSEPNPTFAIDDCASRRVLVGQSPACHVRLTDKTVSRRHAAFELEGGALRILDLGSSNGTFVSGVRVRDAYLRSGELITLGATTLRVDIDVTPRVVAASQETRFGRTLGASPEMRRLYPVFEKLAASDVPVLIEGETGTGKEVLAESIHDASARRDGPFVVFDCTTVSPQLVEAELFGHERGAFTGAVTERVGLFEEANKGTLFIDEIGDLEVGLQAKLLRAIEKHEVKRVGGSKWAHVDVRILAATRRDLDREVQARRFRDDLFFRLAVARVDLPPLRNRQGDVALLTRCFWAILGGDEAALPPDLVQRFEEYAWPGNVRELHNAVARQLALGDVVLGREKPASSAPRADYIDQVLATDLALPRARQQVTLELERRYVAKMLEAHGGNVSRAAAACGISRRYFQMLRAKKP
- a CDS encoding tetratricopeptide repeat protein: MRTKTGTKTGTKTGTKTDSILGVVKRLPRRGTRAAAALVGLALALATSKGTAQEPATPQAAAEALFAEGRTLLAQGQREAACKKFDESYRVDRAAMGTLFNLALCNERLGRFATAWLQFREVTARSRATRPDRAELSEGRAAAIEPRLSKLRVVVPEAVRRIEGLAVTLDGAAIPPASFGTWLPVDGGVHVLLASAKGHVAVTFRPSVAKEKGNVEVTVPLLEPGRADAASTPVAATGATPPRSTLGWVLGAGGVTALAVGAGFGVSVLVRSSDTKDDALPLAERQSTYRELDAQAYVADGAAALGVTLLVASAVLLLTPTKAASTSARRPAAALSF
- a CDS encoding protein kinase; the protein is MKPASEPVVTPPNSVPQRIGRYLVFGAFAQGGMASVHMGRLLGSSGFTRLVAVKRLHPLFVTSPEHAAMLLDEARITARVRHPNVVPIFDVVNEDGHLFLIMEYVAGVSLADLLASAHDYGTPIPPPIVSAIVVDLLRGLHAAHEARDEDGAPLGVVHRDVSPHNVLVGADGAARVLDFGIAKALRKDHLTLSGDLKGKASYMAPEQLRGMTVTRQTDVFAAGIVLWEALTGRRLFDGEPATAMLKILEERPGPPSAIVGDLSPSVDACALRALAAAPRARFETAEAMAVELIEACPPATREEVVRFLDMVASDELDRRAQFARQAERAATPIEGPTEVESERVAPVVTGTALTTGPARSARTWQLGAWLGMGAVAIAALVALWRFQARDDTPIQEVTATPAPAPAPPSAAVPAPSTPSSARPEPSTLPSTLANSASAPPVPMTASATAARPPAGARPVVRTTGKAAASSRLPPTKTPQDPEDTRAAGDRN